In Anguilla rostrata isolate EN2019 chromosome 1, ASM1855537v3, whole genome shotgun sequence, a genomic segment contains:
- the spata7 gene encoding spermatogenesis-associated protein 7 isoform X1, producing the protein MGYMKLMDARKVNASPVSRYSLAGPFKGHLSFKSSPYCPGSSSKLTSQYIIEDHMVSHYKKVFSAKAAVDSTVPKSLLSSVKYTDQQRRERLKKDIDRNERRSHSVQSLSQKSVRSDTRPSSTEVIQSHASVHRGQDVYPCLGSPVTSTPRLNSSFRTKHSAYPSQMDQLWSPPHRYRSASELSYRSPNAHRQLSARSCFTSSSHNGYKSFQDPVQKTYSGDLLQKHSHHFTEDKPFTPRMLKTESKSFLSQYRFYTPPRGKQTDPKLTHQDTFHGSTHFMGGSPEEEWDLPQEISNEHEWSDEESHSLNHSDVGLQVKEQKTRRRSSDLHSSSWVSPDGMKSPVMKKVTAEEEELMYLEFIADVTNDILSRGLYSDRVLERVFARQMEMNKHRLDKDKMRHLLEVLRKDLASPSDSVTNCTELGEKGGSYLPPSFLSSLGNDSISETKDSSVIACTVFHKDCGEVVNSIDSSPPPVSENCAWNKDLPGHKGAEDSEESSPYSNCEQTHLPDSENNEESVPDNLEQSKEVVDLERNLAESLCMSEDIKDKHKADLTEHFLSDEEF; encoded by the exons ATGGGATATATGAAACTCATGGACGCAAGGAAAG tgaaCGCGTCACCTGTCTCACGATACAGTCTGGCTGGGCCATTCAAGGGACATCTGAGCTTTAAAAGCAGCC CTTACTGCCCCGGATCTTCAAGCAAGCTTACGAGCCAGTACATAATCGAAGATCATATGGTATCCCATTACAAAAAGGTGTTCTCGGCCAAAG CTGCTGTGGACTCAACGGTGCCTAAAAGCTTGCTAAGCAGTGTGAAAT ACACTGACCAGCAGAGACGAGAGAGGTTAAAGAAGGATATTGATCGGAATGAGAGACGGTCTCATTCAGTCCAGTCACTGTCCCAGAAGAGCGTCAGGTCCGATACCAGACCCTCCTCAACTGAAGTCATCCAG AGTCATGCGTCTGTGCACAGAGGCCAGGACGTTTATCCTTGTCTGGGAAGCCCCGTGACGTCCACCCCAAGGCTCAACTCCTCTTTCCGCACCAAACACAGCGCCTATCCCTCCCAGATGGACCAGCTGTGGAGCCCACCGCACCGGTACCGCTCTGCCTCCGAGCTCAGCTACAGGAGCCCCAACGCCCACAGGCAGCTCTCCGCCCGCTCCTGCTTCACCTCCAGCAGCCACAACGGATACAAGTCCTTCCAGGATCCGGTTCAGAAGACCTACAGCGGTGACCTTCTGCAGAAGCACTCTCATCATTTCACCGAAGATAAGCCCTTCACGCCCCGGATGCTGAAAACTGAGAGCAAGTCCTTTCTGTCTCAGTACCGCTTCTACACCCCTCCCCGGGGGAAACAGACAGACCCAAAGCTGACTCATCAGGACACATTCCATGGAAG CACACACTTCATGGGAGGTTCACCAGAAGAGGAATGGGACCTACCCCAG GAAATTAGTAATGAGCATGAATGGTCAGATGAGGAGTCTCACAGTTTGAACCATTCTGACGTCGGGCTTCAAGTCAAGGAACAGAAGACCAGAAGGAGGAGCAGTGATCTCCACTCTTCATCTTG GGTTTCGCCAGATGGAATGAAGTCCCCTGTGATGAAGAAAGTGACTGCAGA GGAAGAAGAGCTGATGTACCTTGAATTTATTGCAGATGTGACCAATGACATCTTATCAAGGGGACTGTATTCTGACAG GGTTTTGGAGCGTGTGTTTGCTCGTCAGATGGAGATGAATAAGCATCGACTAGATAAG GACAAAATGCGCCACCTTCTGGAAGTTCTTCGCAAAGACCTTGCAAGTCCTTCTGATTCTGTCACAAACTGCACAGAGCTTGGAGAAAAAGGAGGAAGTTATCTACCCCCCAGTTTCCTGTCAAGTCTGGGAAATGATTCCATCTCTGAAACCAAAGATAGTAGTGTCATTGCATGCACTGTGTTTCACAAGGACTGTGGAGAAGTGGTGAATTCAATTGACTCATCTCCCCCTCCTGTATCAGAGAACTGTGCTTGGAATAAAGATTTACCAGGACATAAAGGAGCAGAAGACTCTGAAGAGTCTAGTCCTTACTCAAACTGTGAACAGACACATCTGCCCGACTCTGAGAATAACGAAGAAAGTGTCCCAGACAATCTTGAACAATCAAAAGAGGTAGTGGACTTGGAAAGAAATTTGGCAGAGTCCTTATGCATGTCTGAAGATATCAAGGACAAGCATAAAGCTGACCTTACAGAACACTTTCTCAGCGATGAGGAGTTCTAA
- the spata7 gene encoding spermatogenesis-associated protein 7 isoform X3: MGYMKLMDARKVNASPVSRYSLAGPFKGHLSFKSSPYCPGSSSKLTSQYIIEDHMVSHYKKVFSAKAAVDSTVPKSLLSSVKYTDQQRRERLKKDIDRNERRSHSVQSLSQKSVRSDTRPSSTEVIQSHASVHRGQDVYPCLGSPVTSTPRLNSSFRTKHSAYPSQMDQLWSPPHRYRSASELSYRSPNAHRQLSARSCFTSSSHNGYKSFQDPVQKTYSGDLLQKHSHHFTEDKPFTPRMLKTESKSFLSQYRFYTPPRGKQTDPKLTHQDTFHGSTHFMGGSPEEEWDLPQEISNEHEWSDEESHSLNHSDVGLQVKEQKTRRRSSDLHSSSWVSPDGMKSPVMKKVTAEEEELMYLEFIADVTNDILSRGLYSDRVLERVFARQMEMNKHRLDKVH; encoded by the exons ATGGGATATATGAAACTCATGGACGCAAGGAAAG tgaaCGCGTCACCTGTCTCACGATACAGTCTGGCTGGGCCATTCAAGGGACATCTGAGCTTTAAAAGCAGCC CTTACTGCCCCGGATCTTCAAGCAAGCTTACGAGCCAGTACATAATCGAAGATCATATGGTATCCCATTACAAAAAGGTGTTCTCGGCCAAAG CTGCTGTGGACTCAACGGTGCCTAAAAGCTTGCTAAGCAGTGTGAAAT ACACTGACCAGCAGAGACGAGAGAGGTTAAAGAAGGATATTGATCGGAATGAGAGACGGTCTCATTCAGTCCAGTCACTGTCCCAGAAGAGCGTCAGGTCCGATACCAGACCCTCCTCAACTGAAGTCATCCAG AGTCATGCGTCTGTGCACAGAGGCCAGGACGTTTATCCTTGTCTGGGAAGCCCCGTGACGTCCACCCCAAGGCTCAACTCCTCTTTCCGCACCAAACACAGCGCCTATCCCTCCCAGATGGACCAGCTGTGGAGCCCACCGCACCGGTACCGCTCTGCCTCCGAGCTCAGCTACAGGAGCCCCAACGCCCACAGGCAGCTCTCCGCCCGCTCCTGCTTCACCTCCAGCAGCCACAACGGATACAAGTCCTTCCAGGATCCGGTTCAGAAGACCTACAGCGGTGACCTTCTGCAGAAGCACTCTCATCATTTCACCGAAGATAAGCCCTTCACGCCCCGGATGCTGAAAACTGAGAGCAAGTCCTTTCTGTCTCAGTACCGCTTCTACACCCCTCCCCGGGGGAAACAGACAGACCCAAAGCTGACTCATCAGGACACATTCCATGGAAG CACACACTTCATGGGAGGTTCACCAGAAGAGGAATGGGACCTACCCCAG GAAATTAGTAATGAGCATGAATGGTCAGATGAGGAGTCTCACAGTTTGAACCATTCTGACGTCGGGCTTCAAGTCAAGGAACAGAAGACCAGAAGGAGGAGCAGTGATCTCCACTCTTCATCTTG GGTTTCGCCAGATGGAATGAAGTCCCCTGTGATGAAGAAAGTGACTGCAGA GGAAGAAGAGCTGATGTACCTTGAATTTATTGCAGATGTGACCAATGACATCTTATCAAGGGGACTGTATTCTGACAG GGTTTTGGAGCGTGTGTTTGCTCGTCAGATGGAGATGAATAAGCATCGACTAGATAAG GTACACTGA
- the spata7 gene encoding spermatogenesis-associated protein 7 isoform X2, with protein sequence MGYMKLMDARKVNASPVSRYSLAGPFKGHLSFKSSPYCPGSSSKLTSQYIIEDHMVSHYKKVFSAKAAVDSTVPKSLLSSVKYTDQQRRERLKKDIDRNERRSHSVQSLSQKSVRSDTRPSSTEVIQSHASVHRGQDVYPCLGSPVTSTPRLNSSFRTKHSAYPSQMDQLWSPPHRYRSASELSYRSPNAHRQLSARSCFTSSSHNGYKSFQDPVQKTYSGDLLQKHSHHFTEDKPFTPRMLKTESKSFLSQYRFYTPPRGKQTDPKLTHQDTFHGSTHFMGGSPEEEWDLPQEISNEHEWSDEESHSLNHSDVGLQVKEQKTRRRSSDLHSSSWVSPDGMKSPVMKKVTAEEEELMYLEFIADVTNDILSRGLYSDRVLERVFARQMEMNKHRLDKNIRI encoded by the exons ATGGGATATATGAAACTCATGGACGCAAGGAAAG tgaaCGCGTCACCTGTCTCACGATACAGTCTGGCTGGGCCATTCAAGGGACATCTGAGCTTTAAAAGCAGCC CTTACTGCCCCGGATCTTCAAGCAAGCTTACGAGCCAGTACATAATCGAAGATCATATGGTATCCCATTACAAAAAGGTGTTCTCGGCCAAAG CTGCTGTGGACTCAACGGTGCCTAAAAGCTTGCTAAGCAGTGTGAAAT ACACTGACCAGCAGAGACGAGAGAGGTTAAAGAAGGATATTGATCGGAATGAGAGACGGTCTCATTCAGTCCAGTCACTGTCCCAGAAGAGCGTCAGGTCCGATACCAGACCCTCCTCAACTGAAGTCATCCAG AGTCATGCGTCTGTGCACAGAGGCCAGGACGTTTATCCTTGTCTGGGAAGCCCCGTGACGTCCACCCCAAGGCTCAACTCCTCTTTCCGCACCAAACACAGCGCCTATCCCTCCCAGATGGACCAGCTGTGGAGCCCACCGCACCGGTACCGCTCTGCCTCCGAGCTCAGCTACAGGAGCCCCAACGCCCACAGGCAGCTCTCCGCCCGCTCCTGCTTCACCTCCAGCAGCCACAACGGATACAAGTCCTTCCAGGATCCGGTTCAGAAGACCTACAGCGGTGACCTTCTGCAGAAGCACTCTCATCATTTCACCGAAGATAAGCCCTTCACGCCCCGGATGCTGAAAACTGAGAGCAAGTCCTTTCTGTCTCAGTACCGCTTCTACACCCCTCCCCGGGGGAAACAGACAGACCCAAAGCTGACTCATCAGGACACATTCCATGGAAG CACACACTTCATGGGAGGTTCACCAGAAGAGGAATGGGACCTACCCCAG GAAATTAGTAATGAGCATGAATGGTCAGATGAGGAGTCTCACAGTTTGAACCATTCTGACGTCGGGCTTCAAGTCAAGGAACAGAAGACCAGAAGGAGGAGCAGTGATCTCCACTCTTCATCTTG GGTTTCGCCAGATGGAATGAAGTCCCCTGTGATGAAGAAAGTGACTGCAGA GGAAGAAGAGCTGATGTACCTTGAATTTATTGCAGATGTGACCAATGACATCTTATCAAGGGGACTGTATTCTGACAG GGTTTTGGAGCGTGTGTTTGCTCGTCAGATGGAGATGAATAAGCATCGACTAGATAAG aataTACGCATATAA